Proteins encoded in a region of the Apilactobacillus apisilvae genome:
- a CDS encoding zinc-dependent alcohol dehydrogenase family protein, translated as MKALVLTGKKQLEIQNTEKPEPKANEVVVNAKYAGICGTDYALYNGLPGSAPAVPPIVLGHENSGVISAVGSDVTDYKVGDRVTVDPNIYCGKCKYCRTARPELCENLSAVGVTRNGGLEEYFTAPTQVVYKLPENVDLKSAATCEPISCAVHGMDLLDIKPYQNALVIGDGFMGLIFAQMLKSYGVKSVTLTGRHDDKLAAEKEKTGADKVINTTKEKIPAEYDVVIEAVGQPATQEQAVEATVKGAQVLMFGVGAPDQKFQMNTYEVFQKQLTIKGAFINPNSFEDAIALLQSKGVNVADIIDNVISLEDVEGVLDGTSDLKGKCVVKVSD; from the coding sequence ATGAAAGCATTAGTTTTAACTGGTAAGAAACAATTAGAAATTCAAAATACTGAAAAACCTGAACCAAAGGCTAACGAAGTTGTTGTAAACGCTAAGTATGCTGGTATTTGTGGTACTGACTACGCATTATACAATGGACTTCCAGGTTCAGCTCCAGCTGTTCCCCCAATCGTTTTAGGTCACGAAAACTCAGGTGTTATCTCAGCTGTTGGATCAGACGTTACTGACTACAAAGTTGGTGACCGTGTAACTGTTGACCCTAACATCTACTGTGGTAAATGTAAGTACTGTCGTACAGCTCGTCCAGAATTATGTGAAAACCTATCAGCCGTTGGTGTTACTAGAAACGGTGGACTAGAAGAATACTTCACTGCTCCTACACAAGTTGTATACAAATTACCTGAAAATGTTGATTTAAAATCAGCTGCTACATGTGAACCTATTTCATGTGCCGTTCATGGTATGGATTTATTAGACATTAAGCCTTACCAAAACGCTTTAGTTATTGGTGATGGTTTCATGGGTCTAATCTTTGCTCAAATGCTAAAATCATACGGTGTTAAATCAGTTACTTTAACTGGTCGTCACGATGACAAATTAGCTGCTGAAAAAGAAAAGACTGGTGCTGACAAAGTTATCAACACTACTAAGGAAAAGATTCCTGCAGAATACGATGTTGTTATCGAAGCTGTTGGTCAACCTGCTACTCAAGAACAAGCTGTTGAAGCAACTGTTAAGGGTGCTCAAGTATTAATGTTTGGTGTTGGTGCTCCTGACCAAAAATTCCAAATGAACACTTACGAAGTATTCCAAAAACAATTAACTATTAAGGGTGCATTCATTAACCCTAACTCATTTGAAGATGCTATTGCATTACTACAAAGCAAAGGTGTTAATGTTGCTGACATCATCGATAACGTTATCAGCTTAGAAGATGTTGAAGGCGTTCTAGATGGTACTTCAGACCTTAAAGGTAAATGTGTAGTTAAAGTTTCTGACTAA
- the scrK gene encoding fructokinase ScrK produces MLLGSIEAGGTKFVCAVGNNDYQIVDSEIIKTTTPDETLTKTINFFKKFKDLAALSIASFGPIEVRKQSSKFGYITDTPKEGWSNVNFLGTIKKSLDVPIYWTTDVNGSVYGEYINLAKHDVNLNSMVYYTIGTGVGAGIIINGQFVGDMGHPELGHIKLKRHPDDQNFAGICPYHGDCLEGLVAGPTFEARLNKKGKDVPLDNHVWDIMAYYVAQAALQATLAFRPSKLIFGGGVVSETFLNKVRAEFENLLNGYINIDNIDDYIAIPSIVDNGSATYGNFALADELLKKV; encoded by the coding sequence ATGTTACTTGGAAGTATCGAGGCCGGTGGCACAAAATTTGTATGTGCAGTTGGAAATAATGACTACCAAATTGTAGATAGCGAAATTATAAAAACTACCACGCCCGATGAAACATTAACTAAAACAATTAATTTTTTTAAAAAGTTTAAAGATTTAGCAGCATTAAGTATTGCATCATTTGGTCCTATTGAGGTCAGAAAACAATCTTCAAAATTTGGTTATATTACAGATACACCAAAAGAAGGTTGGTCTAATGTTAACTTTTTGGGAACTATTAAAAAATCATTAGATGTACCCATTTATTGGACCACTGACGTAAACGGATCTGTGTATGGAGAATATATCAATCTAGCAAAACATGATGTTAATCTTAATTCAATGGTTTATTACACGATTGGAACTGGTGTTGGTGCAGGAATTATCATTAATGGTCAATTTGTTGGTGACATGGGACATCCAGAATTAGGGCATATCAAGTTAAAACGTCATCCTGACGATCAAAATTTTGCCGGCATTTGCCCCTATCATGGAGATTGCTTGGAAGGATTAGTCGCTGGCCCTACTTTTGAAGCCCGTTTAAATAAAAAAGGAAAAGATGTTCCATTAGACAATCATGTATGGGATATTATGGCTTATTATGTTGCTCAAGCGGCGTTACAAGCGACTCTCGCATTTCGTCCTTCCAAATTAATATTTGGTGGTGGCGTAGTTAGTGAAACATTTCTCAATAAAGTTCGCGCTGAATTTGAAAATTTACTAAATGGATATATAAACATCGATAATATTGATGATTATATTGCAATACCATCGATTGTAGATAACGGTTCAGCAACTTATGGTAATTTCGCTTTAGCAGACGAATTACTAAAGAAAGTGTAA
- a CDS encoding fluoride efflux transporter FluC, with protein MLIRKLIYIAFFSFIGGSIRGYLTFVAGNNHFIATIFINIIGSFLLALLTSVVVKLLDASEDLVDGLSVGLIGGFTTFSTFSFESITLLMNHQIGLGILYIIISLIGGLLFGMLGANLGKQYMEKRHQ; from the coding sequence ATGCTTATTAGAAAATTGATCTATATTGCTTTCTTTAGCTTTATCGGTGGATCTATTAGGGGATATCTTACTTTTGTTGCTGGTAATAATCATTTTATAGCAACCATTTTTATCAATATTATTGGATCATTCTTATTAGCACTATTAACCTCAGTTGTGGTTAAATTATTAGATGCATCGGAAGATTTAGTTGATGGATTAAGTGTAGGCTTAATTGGTGGCTTTACAACATTTTCAACCTTTTCTTTTGAAAGTATTACCTTATTAATGAATCACCAAATTGGTCTAGGTATTTTATATATAATTATTAGTTTAATTGGCGGTTTGTTATTTGGTATGCTTGGAGCAAATCTAGGGAAACAATATATGGAAAAGAGGCATCAATAA
- a CDS encoding fluoride efflux transporter FluC, protein MLYNVLIVGLGASIGSLLRFLVTKILNELFHKISLPISTLFINVSGSFLLGLVNHQLPKNMFTTILFIAILGGYTTFSTYIDETIQLRNKRQVLSLIYYLLTAILGVLAALLGYVI, encoded by the coding sequence ATGTTATATAACGTTTTAATTGTTGGTCTAGGTGCCTCAATCGGTTCACTTTTAAGATTTTTAGTTACCAAAATACTGAATGAACTTTTTCATAAAATTTCTTTACCAATTTCAACTTTGTTTATTAATGTTTCAGGGTCTTTTTTATTAGGATTAGTTAATCATCAACTACCTAAAAATATGTTTACAACGATTTTATTTATTGCAATCTTAGGTGGCTATACAACTTTTTCTACCTATATTGATGAAACTATTCAGTTGCGTAATAAAAGACAAGTTCTATCATTGATTTATTATTTATTAACGGCTATTTTAGGTGTCTTAGCTGCTTTATTGGGATATGTAATCTAA
- a CDS encoding transposase has product MTNNKYSYETKLEAVRLLNEGIPGRKICKILGLKSDGLIYTWRKYVRNGDYYRLNQKPGKQYKYNKGNLELPSDVRKDMEIKQMKEELEVIKKYLIMEGLW; this is encoded by the coding sequence ATGACTAATAATAAATATTCATATGAAACTAAACTAGAAGCCGTTCGGCTTCTTAATGAAGGTATTCCTGGTAGAAAGATTTGTAAAATACTTGGTTTAAAGAGTGACGGCTTAATTTATACATGGCGGAAATATGTAAGAAATGGTGATTATTATCGTTTGAATCAAAAGCCTGGCAAACAATATAAATATAATAAAGGCAATTTAGAACTACCTAGTGATGTCAGAAAAGATATGGAAATTAAACAAATGAAGGAAGAACTTGAAGTTATAAAAAAATATTTAATCATGGAAGGGCTGTGGTAA
- a CDS encoding IS3 family transposase: MVNQATIKLIDTFTSKIPLVRICQYLNISRSTYYYHKTHAAHFNLSQIEQEIQQLCIKTKFLYGYRKIHALINKHLKCSVSKVQRIMAKYNWGCRIKRKRSHRPGNPFKQFDNIINRDWNISLPNRKLTTDITYIPCGNKMLYLSTIMDSFNSEIIAHKISNHPNTQLALDTLNQLGYLSGAIIHSDQGSTYTSREFFELARKKGAIRSMSRKGTPADNAIIESFHSSLKTEMIYTQAKPKGLADTIRCVNNYIKFWNNTRILTKLGNQSPVEYRKSVAQLNN, translated from the coding sequence GTGGTAAATCAAGCTACTATTAAATTAATCGATACTTTCACATCCAAAATACCTTTAGTTAGGATTTGTCAGTATCTCAATATATCTAGAAGTACCTATTACTATCATAAAACACATGCAGCTCATTTTAATTTAAGTCAGATTGAACAGGAGATTCAACAACTATGTATAAAAACAAAGTTTTTATATGGTTATCGTAAAATTCATGCACTAATTAATAAGCACTTAAAATGCAGTGTTAGTAAAGTTCAAAGAATTATGGCTAAATACAATTGGGGGTGTCGTATTAAACGTAAAAGATCTCATCGACCTGGTAATCCGTTCAAACAATTTGATAATATAATCAATCGTGATTGGAACATTAGTTTACCAAATCGTAAATTAACCACTGATATCACTTATATTCCTTGCGGAAATAAAATGTTGTACCTCTCTACAATTATGGATAGTTTTAATTCGGAAATTATTGCTCATAAAATTTCTAATCATCCAAATACCCAATTGGCATTAGATACACTAAATCAATTAGGCTATTTAAGTGGTGCTATCATTCATAGTGATCAGGGTTCTACTTATACTTCGCGTGAATTTTTTGAATTAGCACGCAAAAAAGGCGCCATCAGAAGTATGTCCCGTAAAGGGACGCCAGCTGATAACGCCATCATTGAATCATTTCACTCAAGCCTAAAGACTGAAATGATATACACACAAGCTAAACCAAAAGGTTTAGCAGATACCATTAGGTGTGTGAATAATTATATCAAATTTTGGAATAATACACGAATATTAACAAAATTAGGCAACCAATCACCTGTAGAGTACAGGAAATCAGTTGCCCAATTAAATAATTAG
- a CDS encoding cysteine hydrolase family protein, with translation MSKQALLIIDYTNDFVADKGALTVGKPGQHLEKNIVNLADDFVKNDDWVILPTDLHHKNDPYHPETKLFPSHNLANTWGRQFYGKLQDWYDEHKDNAKIYMYDKTRYSAFAGTDLDLRLRERHIDTLHLVGVCTDICVLHTAIDAYNLNYKIVVHESGVAGLTDEGQHFALNHFKNTLGAKVVK, from the coding sequence ATGAGTAAACAAGCATTATTAATAATCGATTATACAAATGATTTTGTCGCTGATAAGGGTGCCCTGACAGTTGGTAAACCTGGGCAACATTTAGAAAAAAACATTGTAAATTTAGCCGATGATTTCGTTAAAAATGATGATTGGGTGATTTTACCAACTGATTTACATCACAAAAATGATCCATATCATCCCGAAACTAAACTCTTCCCTTCCCATAACTTAGCTAACACTTGGGGACGTCAGTTTTATGGTAAGTTACAAGATTGGTATGATGAGCACAAAGATAATGCCAAAATTTATATGTATGACAAAACTAGATACAGTGCTTTTGCGGGAACTGATCTAGATTTAAGATTACGCGAACGCCATATTGATACTCTACATTTAGTCGGCGTATGTACTGATATCTGTGTATTGCACACTGCCATTGATGCTTATAATCTTAATTATAAGATTGTAGTTCATGAAAGTGGTGTTGCCGGATTGACTGATGAAGGACAACATTTTGCGTTAAATCATTTTAAAAATACTTTAGGGGCGAAAGTAGTAAAATAA
- a CDS encoding NCS2 family permease: MVNQIAKFFKFDELGTNYKRETLAGITTFVSMVYIIFLNPNVLGAAGMDKGAVFTSTALATALGCFLMGIIANYPIALSTSLGMNAFFAYSVCIGMKVPWETALAGTFIAAIIFIILTAFKLREKIIDAIPTDLKSAIAGGIGLFIAFLGLNQGGLIVADKSTLVTLGSFHTGTTWITIFGLIVVIVLMSANVPGAIFISMVATAILGMITGLIPVPSHIVSSIPSIKPVFLAGVSHVTQINTLQLWIVVFTFLLVSFFDTAGTLVGLAQQAGFIKDNKIPRIGRALAADSTTMLGGSLLGTSPMGAFVESSAGIAVGGRSGFTVIITGILFILGTFFSPMLGVITDQVTAPALITIGILMARSLKDIHWERFELAAPSFLIVLGMPLSYSISDGIALGFITYPLAMIAAKRGKEVNAFMYALCIIFIIFFWLLNE, from the coding sequence ATGGTTAATCAAATCGCTAAATTTTTTAAATTTGACGAATTAGGAACCAATTATAAACGTGAAACTTTAGCTGGAATTACCACTTTCGTTTCGATGGTTTATATTATCTTTTTAAATCCGAACGTTTTGGGAGCTGCCGGAATGGATAAAGGAGCGGTATTTACTTCTACTGCTTTAGCCACTGCCCTTGGTTGTTTCTTAATGGGAATTATCGCAAATTATCCGATTGCTTTATCAACTAGTTTAGGAATGAACGCTTTCTTCGCCTATTCCGTTTGTATCGGAATGAAAGTTCCGTGGGAAACTGCTTTAGCTGGAACTTTTATCGCTGCTATTATTTTTATTATTTTAACTGCTTTTAAATTAAGAGAAAAAATTATCGATGCAATTCCTACTGATCTAAAAAGTGCAATTGCTGGTGGAATTGGTTTATTTATTGCCTTCTTAGGTTTGAATCAAGGTGGATTAATTGTTGCTGATAAAAGTACATTAGTTACTCTAGGTTCATTCCATACTGGTACAACTTGGATTACTATTTTCGGTTTAATCGTCGTAATTGTTTTGATGAGCGCCAACGTTCCTGGTGCCATCTTTATTAGTATGGTTGCAACTGCAATTCTTGGAATGATAACTGGCTTAATCCCAGTTCCTAGTCACATTGTTTCAAGTATTCCTAGTATTAAACCAGTTTTCTTAGCAGGTGTTTCACATGTAACACAAATTAATACACTGCAACTATGGATTGTAGTATTTACTTTCTTGTTAGTATCATTTTTCGATACTGCTGGAACTTTAGTTGGTTTAGCTCAACAAGCTGGTTTTATCAAAGACAACAAGATTCCAAGAATTGGTCGTGCTTTAGCTGCTGATTCAACTACGATGTTAGGTGGTTCATTATTAGGAACTTCTCCTATGGGAGCTTTCGTTGAATCATCCGCTGGAATTGCTGTTGGTGGTCGTTCTGGATTCACAGTAATTATTACTGGAATTTTATTCATTCTAGGTACATTCTTCTCACCTATGTTAGGTGTAATCACTGACCAAGTTACAGCTCCAGCATTGATTACAATTGGTATTTTAATGGCAAGATCGCTTAAAGATATTCATTGGGAAAGATTTGAATTGGCTGCACCATCATTCTTGATTGTTTTGGGGATGCCTCTTTCATACAGTATTTCAGATGGAATTGCTTTAGGATTTATTACTTACCCACTAGCAATGATTGCTGCTAAACGTGGCAAAGAAGTTAACGCATTTATGTATGCATTATGTATTATATTTATCATTTTCTTCTGGTTATTAAATGAATAA
- a CDS encoding NADPH-dependent FMN reductase, with protein sequence MTKINIILGSSRKSSIGRHLFNYLKNNQSEYEKEINAQLNFIEIGQYELPFFYEALPPMNNKNRSLPDNEQKWLDDMADADGYIFLTPEYNHSFPAVIKNAIDYLSFQMSGKAVLTMTYSNNARGGQFGGLELNEVLTRLNAFVVPQNVAIGNVQKNFDENGNFLEDAPSKEFYENKLKQSIKKIIFYSNLFKENPFKG encoded by the coding sequence ATGACAAAAATTAACATTATTTTAGGAAGCTCAAGAAAATCTTCAATTGGTAGACATTTATTTAATTATTTAAAAAACAATCAATCTGAGTATGAAAAGGAAATTAATGCTCAACTAAATTTCATTGAAATCGGCCAATATGAATTACCATTTTTCTATGAAGCATTACCACCAATGAATAATAAAAACCGCTCATTGCCAGATAATGAGCAAAAATGGTTAGATGATATGGCAGATGCCGATGGTTATATCTTTTTGACTCCAGAATACAACCATTCTTTTCCTGCTGTAATTAAAAATGCTATTGATTATTTATCATTTCAAATGTCAGGCAAAGCTGTCTTAACCATGACTTATTCTAACAATGCTCGTGGTGGTCAATTTGGTGGACTTGAATTAAATGAAGTTTTAACTAGACTAAATGCATTTGTCGTTCCACAAAATGTCGCTATTGGTAATGTCCAAAAGAATTTTGATGAAAATGGTAACTTCTTAGAAGATGCTCCATCAAAAGAATTCTATGAAAACAAATTGAAGCAAAGTATTAAAAAGATTATTTTTTACAGTAATTTATTTAAAGAAAATCCTTTTAAGGGATAA
- a CDS encoding MFS transporter, whose translation MAKKMSSKRWWILFCIGIVTFMTDLDASVVNIALPVINKSLSINMSVSELIVSSYLITICILLLPFGKLSDKLGKNKIFKIGVIVFSVGSLLCGMSNQIIFLLVSRVIQAVGAAMTMSTNNGIITEVFPKEERGQALGWIGSFVALGMIAGPGVGGIILQYLSWQYIFWINVPIGVIMIIMSIKLLPNSLIKHKTKSDNFGIFLSMASILGIFIYIYAGQQIGYTNIYLYLILFLSIILFVGLILVERKKENPLINLALFKNRNFSIGLLTATIIFITNNFYMVLTPFYLENARNFSAGSAGLMMMLLPLTQIITSPISGKLSDKIVELNLTIIGLAVIFITQFFLIFSNLSTNIKIYLFAIGLLGLGNSIFQSPNNSMIMSSISQKELGIAGSMNSLSRNIGMVTGNALATSLLFIFMSNLANKHITNFDGNKKLTYMVGQQYVYIIGTILILFALVISIVNFYKNKKISEV comes from the coding sequence ATGGCTAAAAAAATGTCTTCCAAAAGATGGTGGATATTATTTTGTATTGGAATTGTAACGTTTATGACCGATCTGGATGCTAGTGTTGTCAACATTGCTCTTCCAGTTATTAATAAATCATTATCAATTAATATGAGCGTTTCAGAATTGATAGTTTCTTCTTATCTAATAACTATCTGTATTCTGTTATTACCATTTGGCAAATTGAGTGATAAATTAGGAAAAAATAAAATTTTTAAAATTGGTGTAATTGTTTTTTCCGTGGGTTCACTATTATGTGGGATGAGTAATCAAATTATCTTTTTACTAGTATCAAGAGTAATTCAAGCTGTGGGTGCTGCTATGACTATGAGTACTAATAATGGAATTATAACTGAAGTCTTTCCTAAAGAAGAACGTGGACAAGCATTAGGTTGGATTGGTTCATTTGTTGCTTTAGGCATGATTGCAGGCCCTGGAGTTGGCGGTATTATTCTACAATATCTATCATGGCAATATATATTTTGGATTAATGTTCCAATTGGTGTAATTATGATAATAATGTCCATTAAGTTGTTACCAAATAGTTTAATCAAACATAAAACAAAGTCGGACAATTTTGGCATCTTTTTATCAATGGCATCAATTCTTGGAATATTCATTTACATCTATGCTGGACAACAAATTGGTTACACTAATATTTATTTATATTTAATTCTATTTTTATCAATTATTTTATTTGTTGGTTTAATATTAGTAGAACGCAAAAAAGAAAATCCGTTAATTAATTTGGCATTATTTAAAAATAGAAATTTTTCGATTGGATTATTAACTGCCACGATTATTTTCATTACCAATAATTTTTATATGGTACTAACCCCTTTCTATTTAGAAAATGCCCGAAACTTTAGTGCCGGATCTGCGGGACTAATGATGATGCTTTTACCATTAACTCAAATTATTACTTCACCAATCTCAGGAAAACTGTCAGATAAGATTGTTGAACTAAATTTAACAATTATTGGTTTAGCAGTTATCTTCATCACACAATTCTTTTTGATTTTTAGTAATCTAAGTACAAATATTAAAATTTATTTATTTGCGATTGGACTACTAGGATTAGGAAATTCTATTTTCCAATCTCCTAACAATTCAATGATCATGAGTTCTATTTCGCAAAAAGAATTGGGAATTGCTGGCAGTATGAATTCATTATCAAGAAATATTGGGATGGTAACCGGTAATGCATTGGCAACATCGTTACTATTTATATTTATGAGTAATTTAGCAAATAAACATATAACTAACTTTGATGGAAATAAGAAGTTAACCTATATGGTAGGACAACAATATGTATACATTATTGGAACTATTTTAATACTGTTTGCATTAGTTATTTCTATCGTCAATTTTTACAAAAATAAAAAAATTTCGGAGGTATAA
- a CDS encoding MarR family transcriptional regulator encodes MQLDENVNNIMSSIGKLLNEDSRNDNEKVWMENQLSADGDAYPILKKLKTSDIHLISLIGKYEPISVKKLPNLSGISQPTISRTIKRFAETKIVDRYYKASNNKETFVNLTSTGQKLFDVHDALEKHIYTNLKNIIDEYSGDDINKFVEILSKITNSNI; translated from the coding sequence ATGCAATTAGATGAAAATGTAAATAATATAATGTCTTCAATTGGTAAACTATTAAATGAAGATTCAAGAAATGATAATGAAAAAGTGTGGATGGAAAATCAGCTAAGTGCTGATGGTGATGCATATCCAATTTTAAAAAAACTAAAAACTAGTGATATTCATTTAATATCATTAATTGGCAAATATGAACCAATTTCTGTTAAAAAATTACCTAATTTATCAGGTATTTCACAACCAACGATTTCACGAACAATCAAAAGATTTGCTGAAACTAAAATAGTAGATCGATATTACAAGGCTTCTAATAATAAAGAAACTTTTGTTAATTTAACTTCTACTGGACAAAAGTTATTTGATGTTCATGATGCTTTAGAAAAGCATATTTATACAAATCTTAAGAATATAATTGATGAATATTCTGGTGATGATATTAATAAATTTGTTGAAATTTTAAGCAAAATAACTAATTCAAATATCTAA
- a CDS encoding sulfite exporter TauE/SafE family protein translates to MTLGTIIFLILIGIISGIINSIIGMASLISYPALISVGIPPVLANASNTVALISSGISSTLSSLKELKGHWHEIYPVILLNALGGLVGSILLLHSSNAAFSKIIPFLIFFAACSILIPKRQPAQGKKKGNSTFWEYLILGLVGIYVGYFGAGAGVIMIAVLSRITDSSYNVYNATRNVATLSSNLVASIIFILVANIYWHEIIILAIGLFIGGFIGPKIVRYIPTKIMKNGVGIFAILLSIYLFIKAFF, encoded by the coding sequence ATGACTTTGGGTACGATTATATTTTTAATTTTAATTGGTATAATTTCCGGCATTATTAACAGTATTATCGGCATGGCATCATTAATATCATATCCAGCTTTAATTTCAGTGGGCATTCCACCAGTATTAGCTAATGCATCCAATACCGTTGCCCTAATATCAAGCGGTATTAGCTCAACTTTATCCTCGTTGAAAGAATTAAAAGGACATTGGCATGAAATTTACCCAGTGATCTTATTAAATGCACTTGGTGGATTAGTTGGTTCCATTTTATTATTGCATAGTTCTAATGCTGCATTTTCAAAAATTATTCCGTTTTTAATTTTCTTTGCTGCTTGTTCAATTTTGATACCAAAAAGACAACCAGCTCAAGGTAAGAAAAAAGGTAACAGTACATTTTGGGAATACTTGATTTTAGGGCTAGTGGGCATTTATGTGGGTTATTTTGGTGCCGGCGCTGGAGTTATCATGATTGCCGTCTTATCCAGAATTACCGATAGTTCATATAATGTTTATAATGCGACAAGAAACGTTGCAACGCTATCTTCTAATCTTGTTGCATCAATTATTTTTATTTTGGTGGCTAATATTTATTGGCATGAAATAATTATTTTAGCAATTGGCTTGTTCATTGGTGGCTTTATTGGCCCTAAAATTGTCAGATATATCCCTACTAAAATTATGAAAAATGGTGTCGGAATTTTTGCGATTCTGCTATCAATTTATCTATTTATCAAAGCATTTTTCTAA
- a CDS encoding aldo/keto reductase, which produces MVKIGKSSVESTALGLGTNAVGGINLFPNLKDETGIKIVKTALDSGITLLDTAFAYGMGHSEELIGQAIQGYDRSKFVIADKAAQDTSGDEVTINNSPEFLKKAVNDALKRLQTDYIDIFYIHFPDDSTPKDEAVAALNEMKKEGKIKAIGVSNFSLDQIKEANKDGLVDVVEDQYSLLHRDAEKDMFPYLRENNISFVPFFPLASGLLTGKYSKAVTFPDDDIRHGNPDFEGSRFESIVDAVNGLKPLAEKHDVTMAELILAWYMKNPDITVVIPGAKKPEQVSSNAKALNTTISDDDYKQIDEAFQNL; this is translated from the coding sequence ATGGTTAAAATTGGTAAATCATCAGTTGAATCAACTGCACTTGGTTTAGGTACCAACGCGGTTGGTGGTATTAACTTATTCCCAAACTTAAAAGATGAAACAGGTATTAAAATCGTTAAAACTGCTTTGGATTCTGGAATTACCCTATTAGATACTGCATTTGCATATGGGATGGGGCATTCTGAAGAATTAATTGGTCAAGCTATTCAAGGTTATGATCGTAGTAAATTCGTAATTGCTGATAAAGCTGCACAAGATACTAGCGGTGATGAAGTAACCATCAATAACAGCCCTGAATTTTTGAAAAAAGCTGTTAATGATGCTCTAAAACGTCTACAAACTGACTACATTGATATTTTCTATATTCATTTCCCAGATGACAGCACTCCTAAAGATGAAGCAGTGGCTGCATTAAATGAAATGAAAAAAGAAGGAAAGATCAAAGCTATCGGAGTTTCTAACTTCTCATTAGATCAAATTAAAGAAGCTAACAAAGATGGCTTAGTTGATGTTGTAGAAGATCAATACAGTTTGTTGCATCGTGATGCTGAAAAAGACATGTTCCCTTACTTAAGAGAAAATAACATTTCATTCGTACCATTCTTCCCTCTAGCATCTGGTTTGTTAACTGGAAAATATTCAAAGGCAGTTACATTCCCAGACGATGATATTAGACATGGTAATCCCGACTTTGAAGGTTCACGTTTTGAATCAATTGTAGATGCTGTTAACGGCCTAAAACCATTAGCTGAAAAACATGACGTTACAATGGCAGAATTAATTCTTGCATGGTACATGAAGAACCCAGATATTACTGTTGTAATTCCTGGTGCTAAAAAGCCAGAACAAGTATCAAGTAATGCTAAGGCACTAAACACTACTATTAGTGACGATGATTACAAGCAAATTGATGAAGCATTTCAAAACTTATAA
- a CDS encoding NAD(P)-binding oxidoreductase, which produces MKKILILGGQKPVAKKVMSLFKNNHDYELTHLDDVQFDNEGSYVDVVKDVNIIYSFLGPTDVDLAFEALFSALDEAKPPLKQFVMLSTAGIDNELVDDVTYENVDSKKEYLNEQRYAVKLVDEYEIPYTILRPVKMTDEQHGKLSVIDEGQKMNYGKVSFDNVADVAYNVVEKQEFINQSIGLIEE; this is translated from the coding sequence ATGAAGAAAATTTTAATTTTAGGTGGTCAAAAACCAGTCGCTAAAAAAGTTATGTCATTATTTAAGAATAATCATGATTACGAACTTACACATTTAGATGATGTTCAATTTGATAATGAAGGTTCTTATGTTGATGTGGTTAAAGATGTTAATATTATTTATTCATTTTTAGGACCTACAGATGTTGATTTAGCTTTTGAAGCACTCTTTTCAGCCCTTGATGAAGCTAAGCCACCATTAAAACAGTTCGTGATGTTATCAACTGCTGGGATTGATAATGAACTAGTTGACGATGTTACATATGAAAATGTTGATAGTAAAAAAGAATATTTAAATGAACAACGCTACGCCGTGAAATTAGTTGATGAATATGAAATTCCATATACGATTTTGCGTCCGGTTAAAATGACTGATGAACAACATGGTAAATTGTCAGTTATTGATGAAGGACAAAAAATGAATTATGGTAAAGTTTCTTTTGATAACGTCGCTGATGTGGCTTACAATGTGGTTGAGAAGCAAGAATTTATCAATCAATCCATTGGATTGATTGAGGAATAA